In Anopheles merus strain MAF unplaced genomic scaffold, AmerM5.1 LNR4000755, whole genome shotgun sequence, the following proteins share a genomic window:
- the LOC121602995 gene encoding uncharacterized protein LOC121602995: MFDHGKQVKKHTKLARCWTLGQLLLQSFGDQFAKRLAARLVQALLVRVGIDRGLIVRQRQHHHLHLRVVVVRHSSGRHLDRGNAERLEAVSVVPLHLLRRHPARRADKRVVHLLPRHVSIGGEPRAHPLYLRSRRRRAV, translated from the exons ATGTTTGATCATGGAAAACAAG TTAAAAAGCATACAAAGCTCGCTCGCTGTTGGACGCTTGGACAATTACTTTTACAATCATTCGGTGATCAGTTTGCGAAACGTCTTGCCGCACGCCTGGTACAGGCCCTTCTTGTCCGCGTCGGTATCGATCGTGGACTGATCGTTCGGCAGCGTCAGCATCATCACCTTCATCTGCGGGTAGTTGTGGTACGGCACAGTTCCGGTCGCCATCTCGATCGCGGTAATGCCGAACGACTAGAAGCCGTATCCGTGGTCCCGCTCCATCTCCTCCGGCGCCATCCAGCACGACGTGCCGATAAACGTGTGGTACACCTTCTGCCGCGACATGTCTCCATCGGTGGCGAGCCACGCGCTCATCCGCTATATTTAAGGAGCCGTCGTCGCCGGGCAGTATGA